The following DNA comes from Osmerus eperlanus chromosome 5, fOsmEpe2.1, whole genome shotgun sequence.
TCGGTTCTAACAAGCCTAAATGGTTCAGTCTAATTGTGAGAAAGGAAGACTGTGGCAGTATACTGGACAGGGATTGGTTGTTCAGGATGCCTTTTAGAGTACTGACTGCTCCTTGTTTAATAGATTGACACTCTTAGCTAGGAGTGAGTGAGTCATTTAACATGAAGTATTCTCCTCTTAAACTTTAATATTGTCTGTTTTGTTAATGTGTCATCTCACCTGGTGAAGTGCAATCCTGCACTTTTAAAGAAAATAAACTCTTAACATGCAACTGGAGAGGTCGAAAGAGCTTGAATCATGGTTCCTCAGTGCGGTAACGCTATTGCATCATGGTTGAGTACTTCAGTTAAGGCCCTACTTGGCTTTGTACATACCCTATAAATAACAGTGTCGGAAGATAATCTGATTATATACGTGGAATTTACTTGAAAGGCTGTGCGTGTCTTAAACCTACATGGGAACAAAATTATGATGATGATATTCTGACTGTTGTAGCTTCAACTCAAGGACAGTGGACATATTACTGTAATACTGCAAGACTGTGTCCACTTGCccgcctctctgtctgtgcatgcatgcatgcatgtctttctgttttgaatgtgttttttttaacaatTTCTGAGCTCCACAGAGTCCATCTCAATAGTAATCATCATCGTGGAAAATAATATATTGTAATGCAGTGGATGTGAAAGGATGTTTTAGTGTTGCACAACTACACAAGTGATTGTAAGCTCATGCACTTGAGAGTTAAATGACCTTTGACACATTCTTTAAGATGATTGTGTACTTTGTTTTGCTAAAATGTCATATTGTATTAAATTTATGACGAGAAATGCGGCTAGTCTTTTTATGTAAGTCAACAGTCTTGTGTTGGAATCAACATTTGATGCCAATACACTAGCAATATGCAATACTTTAGCTACATCATTCATAATGCCACTCccccttccctcacacacacacacacacacacgcacacacacgcacacatacacacaacctttactttACCTTTTGTGgtgtttcccataaagagaccagggctgggacacccaggaaacacacaaacacagttggcATCAAGCagaggttaggtgtgtgtgcgtgtgtgcaggggTGAGACATGTCCTGAATGAACATAAATACACCTGACCTCAATGAGCCTGATGTGTGtaggctgtcacacacacactcacacacacacacacacacacacacactgagcagtcCTGTCCCCTTCACCAGGCGTGCTAACAGGCCTCCTCTACTGTATACATGCTCGTCAGTTCTGCAATATATTAACTAACCCAATGTCATATCATGACTAAGTCTGATTtgcttaaaaaaaatctaattataACTCACTTTCCCTGATTGTGGCAAAAGACAgactcacctcccccaccctatgcccctcccccaccctaccccacccctcaccGCTTGGCGTCCAGACACTTGTTTACAGTGGTGGGGGTCTTCTCAGGCTCATGCCGTGTATGACAGCCAGTAAAATGAGCTGCATGCGGTGCTATAAAAGCCCACAGCTGTCACGGTGTGGGCTGGAGTTTCTGACTGGGGGGTTAAGGGGTGGGGAAATGCAATCACACAGATACACTTTCactcatacattcacacacacacttgaacacacctgcctgtctcctgtgtggggGCAGGTCGTTTGGTTACTGGTGAATGGGTTTGGGTTCAGCATCGCATTCTGGAACTTGCGTGATCATGAGAGTATGAGGAACTCTATCCATcgagtctgtgtatgtgttttttctCTTATAAAGGTCATTCAATTTGTGTGTTCCTGGGTGAATAGCTGATAACACCAGCTCTTTGTGGGTTGTTTTCTGTGACGACTGCTGCCAGATTGGTGTGTCTGGTTTCAGATTCACAGTATTGTGGTGTATTGTACATAAGGTTAAAACAATGAGTCACCTCAGGTTATCGGTCCGTTTATCTCCGCGTCTCATGGAGGACGTGTGTTCTGCACGTGAGCTGTTAACCtatcacaacctcacacacttaTTATTAACCtatcacaacctcacacacttaTTATTAACCtatcacaacctcacacacttaTTATTAACCTATCACAACCTCACAAACTTATTATTAACCtatcacaacctcacacacttaTTTGGCTGGTCGGCAATTTCTGGGAATCAGGAGAGCTGACAGGCCCAGAAGTCCTATGTGATGGGGTTTAGGGGTGAGGCGAGCTACACCTTTTTGTGGAAACGGACTAAGAACCCATCACGAGGCTTCAGGTGACCTGATGTGATCCAGCCTCGGGTGTCAGACTTTAGTGTATTGGGTGTTTCTTTGTTTGCTGTGACGCAACATTTTTATCATCTGCAGTGTTGTCCCAGCCACACCACTGGTCACATGACTGCTGCGTGTGACTGCCAGCTGAAGGCCCTCTGCTCTGGGTCTCAGCGAAGGTTTATGTCATGCCTCAACCGCTCAGTCATCTTCCCCCGCCAGAGGCACCAGGGAGGGGTCAGCTGAGGTCCTTCCAGGTGGTGTGTCTATAAAAGCTGAAAGCTGTAGGCGAAAAAAATCCACTTCCTGTCATCTGTGTAAAAATAGCTGGCCGCATCCTCGTGATGGTGGGCGTGACTTCCTGTGTCATGCAGCGGAACGGGGCTTTGTGGTCACATGTTCATGTGCAGATTATAAACACCCGCGGCAGAGCTGTATCATATCGAACAACATCACATCCAACATCCCCATCTAACACCATACAGCTACAGTACATCACATCCAACATCACATCTAACACCATACAGCTACAGTACATCACATCCAACATCACATCTAACACCATACAGCTACAGTACATTACATCCAACATCACATCTAACACCATACAGCTACAGTACATTACATCCAACATCACATCTAACACCATACAGCTACAGTATACACATCCAACATCACATCTAACACCACACAGCTACAGTACATCACATCTAACATCACATCTAACACCATACAGCTACAGTATACACATCCAACATCACATCTAACACCATACAGCTACAATACATCTTATCCAACATCACATCTAACACCATACAGCTACAGTATATCACATCCAACATCACATCTAACACCATACAGCTACAGTATATCACATCCAACAGCACATCTAACACCATACAGCTACAGTATACACATACAACATCACATCTAACACCACACAGCTACAGTACATCACATCCAACATCACATCTAACACCATACAGCTACAGTACATCACATCCAACATTACATCTAACACCATACAGCTACAGTACATCACATCCAACATCACATCTAACACCACACAGCTACAGTACATTACATCCAACATCACATCTAACACCACACAGCTACAGTACATCACATCCAACACCAGGCCTGTTGACAGAAAAGCACGATCATCTCCAGGCTCTGTGGACCACATGCCACCCTGTCATCTGATCAACACCACCGAGCTCTGCTTCTCCACACTGGCTGAGGCGACCAGGGTCACGTTCGTCTTCTGCAGAGCAGCATGCCAGTCGAGAGGTGCCTGTTCAGAGAAGCCTTGCGTACACTCCCAAGCAGCACTTGGTTCTTCATTTGCAAATGACACAGAGCTGGAGGACAATAGCCCATTCATGTGTGAGGATGCAGCTGGTGGCTTACAAAAGCACACAGTGTTACACAATACCCTTTATTAGATGCATCAACAACTATTACATACTTACAAAATGGATGGCACTGGTTGTCTCAATGCTTATTATGCATCATTTCttaaaaaattaaaatgaaaaaaaagctTGTCAGTGAAGCACCAGTTATAAGGCAGCACGTTACAGAACATCCGGCCGGCACTTGTGCGATCCACAAATAGTCTGCTACTCATGTGTGCGGAGGCCAGTAAGTACATATTACCATCCAGAACACGCTCTCTTTAATTCCCTGCTGTGGTCGTCTCTCCCATCCCTGCATGTGAGCCAGACAGCAGAGAACACTGCTCCCTCTGCACGCAACAGAGCACATCTCAAAGCAACCAGACATGACTGATCATTCACTGATTATTGATTCCTCCTTTACTCAACCAAGAGGAGACTACTGCGTTTCATCAGACTGGTGTAATCTGTAGAGGGTATGCAGTTTACCTATTGACACATGTTCAGTTGCTGGGGTCTGACTCTTTCCCTAGCCctaacgggagtcaggtggctgagcggtgagagaatcgggctagtaatccgaaggttgccagttcgattcccggtcatgccaactgacgttgtgtccttgggcaagggggggaatgtccctgtacttactgtaagtcgctctggataagagcgtctgctaaatgactaaatgtaaatgtaacctgtTGTTGTTTGGTGGCTTCCTGTCGATGCTGTCTTGACAGCTGGATCATCTATAGTTTCCTTGGATCTAAATCAGGTGGTGATCATGAAGACCTGTCCTGAGTATCTGGGCAATCCAGGGTAGTGATCCTCCTGGCACAGTTTCAGCCTTAAAGAGCTCAATCACTATCAGTCGCCATCTGTCAATTCCTGTTCATTTGTCTTGTGCTTTGTTACTCTCACCCACTGCAGTGCAAACATAGAACCGGTCCCAATAAGTAGCATATGTGACGTAAATCTGCACCTCGATAACTGTAATTATTACACCTCACCTATATGTCATTGACCAGGTGTGGATGAGGCTGCTTTGGACGGCACAGTCCAGCTGTCTGccttataaccccccccccaccccccccccccccgaaccctCTGGAAAAAAAGGTTCCCCATAGAAAATGTTTTGCTCCCTAGATGTTGTCTGGAAGCTTACATTCGGTTTTGCTATATTATTAGTACTAGTTCTATTTTTAAGTTATAAATATATAACTTGCTAGTCTTTACATCCCTACATCCACACAGCATATCCTCTATACCACAAGCAGtgcagtgctctctctctctctctctctctctctctctctctctctctctctctctctctctctctctctctctctctctctctctctctctctatctctctctctctttctctctctctctctctctctctctctctctctctctctctctctctctctctctctctctctctctctctctctctctctctctctctctctctctctccttgtctccccgttcaccccgtctctcccctgcCCGCCCACTCTCCCTGGACCTCCCTTCTCTGCATCCCtaaccacccctctctctccctgtcccgcCTCTTTTTGtgaccaccacccctccacttgcctctgcctctacccctctctttcccccatccactcctctctctccctgccacccccccccctcctgtccatcTCTCAGACCTTCCTCCAGTTCTGTCCAGAGGGGATGGCTCCAAGCTGGAGCCCAGCGAAGAACACCTGGTAGCGATGCTTCCACATGATAAAGGCCCCCAGGGTGCAGACCAGGGCCTGGGCCAGGTTCAGCACCATCTGGAGCAGGAAGTACACCGTCAGAGTGCCCGTGACCTCCTGGCAGTCGGCCACGCCGGCGTAGGTGAACGTGCGGGCGATGGGGTCGTCGGGTTCCAGCGTGCAGAGGCAGTCCCCTCCCTTCTCGGCGCAGGTGAAGCTGCTGGCCTGGTTGTAGTGGTGTCCAGCAAAGGCCGTGATCAAGACGGAGAGGACCAGACCAACAGTACACAGGAGGAAGTAGAACACCTGGGACAGAGAGATTCACAGAGAGGTAGCGGAGCGGACAGGGAAGAGAGTTTATATACAGAACAGGGAGTCCtctcttgtgtctctctctctctctctctcgctgataGATTGAAAGGAGTCCGTCCTTGATGATGCTCCAGTTTGCCGCCCACGCAGCTTTTCCAATCTAAATAAGTGTCTGCGTGCGAATGATCATGTCCACCTACCGCTCGGCACCTGGGAGATGAATACTGTACGCTCACGTCAATCCATCTGTCTAGATCCTGAGAcactcagagacagacagagaggggaggggaggggggggggggggtggtcatGGCTCTAAGCATGGGGGGGGGAGCTGTAGGAAGCAGACAATTTTCATAAAATAACTCCCCCCACCTTCCTGCCTTGTTGTGGGTCTAGGCTGCCTATCGTgtggactggctgactgactgactgactgactgactgactggctgactggctgacttcgGCAGTCTATAAATACAGCCTTGTGCGTGACAGGGGCTTTGTGTGGTTTATGTAATTACACAGTCCCAACAACACCAAGTCCGCATCTGAATCCACACTTTATATAACAGACAGCCTTCGTTCCCCTGCCGTCTCTGTCAAACGCTGCTGAGGGAGTTACGCAAGGCTCACACGGTCGCTTGATACACAACACCGTTCATGTTTGTTGCCAGGCGGGAAAGTGTCGAATCAAGACGATCAATGTTCAGTCAAGAGATGTTTCAAGCTGTATTCCGTCTTTCTTTCACATGAACTATTGTTGAGAAATATCAGGGGAAACAGCAGAAAGAATGATCTCTCGGCAGCAAACGTGACATGAATGGATTGTGTGGAGTGTAATGAAGTTACACAGTCAAGTTCCATGTTAAATATCTGTACAGTATTTTATGAAGGCCTACAATCCTATCCTATCCATCAGTGGTCTGGCTGTGTGGGATGCTGTAGGCCTACAGTCCTGCTATCTGTTTGGGCCTCAGCATGACCCTCAACAGGAACCACACAAAGTACTAGGTCTACTGTCCTTATTGATTACTGCAGCGTGCTCCAATGACCAGGCTAGTACACAGAGCTACACATGGCAGCAAATATGTTGCAAAGACTGAAGGCAAACTCTGGTATTATTGGTTTGAATGAGACAGATGGTGATGCATATTACACACAGGGCAAGCCAGACTGTTGATTTGAGAGTGGCTTGAGTGTGATTTGTGACCGGATGGTTGACAAAGTGGATCGTGATTGGCTCATTGGATGTGTCTGTGATGTGATTGGTAACTGGTGTGTACTGTCTCACCTTGGCCAAGAACTGCATGGAGGTCTTCTCGTCCGGTAGGTAGGTGACTCCAAAGAGCAGGAAGCCCAGTactgacaccacacacagctacaacagaacaaacacactctGCTTAGCCGGAGACGCTCACCTCGATACTGTATGCATTGAACTTATGGAGGTAGGACTGTACTGTAtctcagcagagcagagcagctaaGCGTCGCCTAACAGTGAGTTATTGTGCCTGTGCACACAAGCAAGCCCTTATCTCATTTGCTGCAGGGGAAAGTCTGTCTAATATGCTGTTTATGCCTAAGTCACACAAGTGTCACTATTAATATTGTGCAATTCAGCACCAAATTGTCATCTGATAAAATTATCACGGCTACGGCAAATTAGCCAGATTTCCCCCTTCTTTGTGAGAAACACTCTTTCTCACAGAGTGAGCCTGGTCTTGTGACTAACGTGCAGCATCTAATTTAATTGTTTTCCCCTGGTTTTCCAGGCGGGGATTCTCAGGATGAAACTGGGTGACCTCAGTGTTTTTCCCTCAGGGATAAGTCTCGTGAGAGCCTGACTTGAAATGTACCAAGAGTCCGAAGATGTTTTTCTCCTAGATTTCACACCGGAGTTCTAGGCAGCAGAGTTCAAGACGTTCAAGACAAGGCTGAACATTTTGATGTTTCTCTCAAACTGAAAAGTGACTGAGTTTTAAACGAAGCCTCGAGCGTTAACCCTGAGGCACCTGGCTCAGTATCTGGCATGTATGGGGTTGTTGTTTAGCCCTCTGTGTAAACATTTTTACAAAACACAGGAGACAAGCTTTTAGCCCTACAGCACTGCTCTCTAAGTCAGTTAAGTGTTTCAGGAGGAGATAGATTTAATCAAAAGTCTTACAGACTAATATGAACAAATGTGAAGACTAAATCAGGGTAACTGACTGAGAAGTCAACATGTTTACATCCTGAATCTTGTCATTTTTTCCAAACAGGAAACAGCTTCGTCTAAGCTACATATTTCACATTTCTAATATAATCGCTTGGCTTATTGACTACAACGCTACAGTGGATGGGAAATTGTGGGTGAATCATGGCATCGGGTGTTGGTAGATCTCAACACACGTGACACTCCTAGCTCACCCTGCCACGACCGACACAACAGAGCAGCCGTGAGTCATCCTGCCCGTGAGCTTTGTTTAGCCCCTGAGTCATGGGAGCAGGGAGGCTCCTACTGCCACAGCACAGCCCAGAGAAGCAGCTTATGCTCTGGTTCTGCCCCTGCGAGAAGAGCTGAGCTGCGGGGGTTTGCAGTGGGCCTGACGACAGGGCATGTTGCTGTGCATAGCTGGGCAGGCGAGCCGAAGGttctcttggtgtgtgtgtgtgtgtgtgtgtgtgtgtgtgtgtgtgtgtgtgatggtgtacaGCAGACGTGTATGGATggagaggagtcaggtggctgagctgttagggaatcgggcttttaatctgaaggttgccagttcgattcccggccatgccaaatgacgttgtgtccttgggcaaggcacttcaccctacttgcctcggggggaatgtccctgtacttactgtaagtcgctctggataagagcgtctgctaaatgactaaaatgtaaatggatgACGCTTAATACTGACAGACTGATGGGCGAGAGGATGAGGACAGAGCCGGGCACACATAGGATTCTACAGTTGCAAATGATCTATAAAGACAATCCTGTTTTTGTCCATCCGTGCAGGCCCAGCATCAATGCTATCAGACAGGCCAGGACAGGGGTACATGCAGACATGCATGCGTGCAGGAAGGTAAGGCATAATGTACAGACTAGCATACAGCTCCACTACCAGATGGAAGGATCTCAGTCGACTCTTCATGCTCGGAAGGAAGGTCTGGACCATGCAGGGCAGAACgttagagaaagggagggaggggggggagggtctgtTCTTACGATGATTCCAGCCCAGTGGGGGGTCTCCCTGgcaaggagggaggggctgaTGGCTGCCATGAGGAAGGCCACCACGGTGACGGCGAcccccagcagcagctgcagcacgGCGACCAGCAGCGGGAAACGACAGCCGCAGCACTTGGGGATGTCCTCCGTCTCTgggcctccctcgctcctctcctccgctgccTTCCCCTTGTTCTCCTTCGACATGCTtggctctcttgtctctctctctctccttctcccccggcCTCGGCGCTTCTGTCTCGGACTTTCCTCGGCGCTGCGATGGCTGctgactctccttctctctctctctctctctctctctctctctctctctctctctctctctctctctctctctctctcgctctctctctctctctctctctacttctctctctctctctttctctgttttcccctctctctctccctttctttgtattttctccctctgtctctctgatctCCTGCTTGTttgtcagcctctctctctctttctcactgctGTGGTTCTGTCAGATGTGGACTGCCCATcccgccccctcccacccagccccccctgcccccaactAGTGCCGACCGCTCTGTGGAACCGGAGAAGGCTCTGAACTAATATGGAAAGCATTTGGAGCGGATTCTTCCCGTGTCTCCGCCGCCACATATAGAACGACACActgtggaggggaggaagggggtatTTAGGGGGGTTCTTAGGAGGACTCCAACGACCAGAAACTCGGCTCGCTTTGAGACGACAGGAAAAGCATGTTCATTTTAATGTTatcagtgtcagagagagagagagagagagagagagagagagagagagagagagagagagagagagagagagagagagagagagagagagagagagagagagagagagagagagagagagagagagagagagagagaagaaggaaagagagggaaggaaggagagagtgaaaagaTTCCAACATTATGGGTTAAAGAAAAGACTGGAACAGGAGATCCCGCGTCATCCATCCAGCAGGGTGATGAAAACACGCCCTCACTGGTCCTAACGCTACCCCGCCTGCCGGGACTGGAGCGGGAGACAAACAAACCCCCAACATTGAAAGTCACTTCACAGTACAATAACAAGCATAGCTCTGCAAGATTTAAAAATAAGTAAGACCCATTAAACCGGAGTTAGTATGTTTAACTGAACATAACATTGGATGTCATGGAATTTTTTAGATGTACTAGTATTTCTGCAATATATGAAACCACGGAACAGTAACTTTGATGAGCAAATCATTTCTGTTGGTGTGTTACAGTTAACTGTATTTCGTATAGTACGATTTATAAATACAGGTCATTACATTACTATATACTAtattattacaatacattttactgTGAATAAAATTATTGTAATCCATCTTTGGTCAATTATGTTTAAACTTTGAACACATCCCATTGTTGAGTACGACTGTTTTATGGATTAGTCTACGTTTTGATCTCATTGTTGCAGAAAAGTACTCCAAAATATAAGCTTATGTAGGCGCTCATTGAAGCTTGCGACCCGACTGGCGGACCGGTAGGATAAGGAACTGCGGGGCACGTGTTTGAGCACACAGCCAGTGCCATGGTTACCGGGAACGCACCTCGGGGCGGTAGGAGAGTGAGTAACTGGCGCGAGAAAGCTTGAGTACACTGCCCTGGGGAAGTAAagagagtgacacacacacgtatatataacacacacacacctactcaaaGGGGCAGTCCCAAGTGTGCGCGATGCATTTGCTTCACATTCGGGGTCCATGTGGTGATTGCGGATCAGTGCTTGTGTTGACTGAGCTGGCCGTGGAAGGTCCTCGTCGTTCTCTTGTTTCACATAATGAATAGTGAACATCGACAGGCTTTTATCtaatcaatatatatatattttttttttcatgactCTAGACCGGTCGCCTCAGCAGAGCGCCGAGGTCTTTGTAATTACCGGACTGCGTGCTGGTGCAGTTCACACGTGAGTTGGAACTGTTCCACAGCGGGGACGCGCGTGCGCTCTTGCTTTTGTACAGACAGCTCGCAAAGTGG
Coding sequences within:
- the sspn gene encoding sarcospan, giving the protein MSKENKGKAAEERSEGGPETEDIPKCCGCRFPLLVAVLQLLLGVAVTVVAFLMAAISPSLLARETPHWAGIILCVVSVLGFLLFGVTYLPDEKTSMQFLAKVFYFLLCTVGLVLSVLITAFAGHHYNQASSFTCAEKGGDCLCTLEPDDPIARTFTYAGVADCQEVTGTLTVYFLLQMVLNLAQALVCTLGAFIMWKHRYQVFFAGLQLGAIPSGQNWRKV